The following are encoded in a window of Spea bombifrons isolate aSpeBom1 chromosome 2, aSpeBom1.2.pri, whole genome shotgun sequence genomic DNA:
- the LOC128474663 gene encoding gap junction delta-2 protein-like yields MGDWSILGRLLTEVQNHSTVIGKIWLTMLLIFRILLVTLVGDAMYGDEQSKFTCNTLQPGCNNVCYDSFAPVSHLRFWIFQIVLVSTPSIFYIIYVLHKIAKDEKTELERAYVMELLQNLSIGEHLQKSDMNLDSEENMDLKDQSTKGGRFRPKLNSDTFKGPIPLFDKMHIIYIVHVVLRSAMEMGFLVGQYYIFGFEVPHLFQCDNYPCPTTTDCFVSRATEKTVFLNFMFGVGLGCFILNIVELHYLGWFYVFRGLTAACYTCCEFKAKKKKKMMVLHPEQNSLLIHLKDTIQERFVLKTSSSLSQEKNSYLPTQPTAISFANDDDDDNDGTKRKNPDIKHSNLAKISKIKKSWL; encoded by the coding sequence ATGGGTGACTGGTCTATCTTGGGCCGTCTTTTAACAGAGGTCCAGAACCATTCCACTGTGATTGGAAAGATCTGGCTGACGATGCTCCTCATTTTCCGAATTCTTTTGGTAACTCTGGTTGGAGATGCAATGTATGGAGATGAACAGTCAAAATTTACATGTAACACTCTGCAGCCGGGATGCAACAATGTTTGTTATGATAGCTTTGCCCCTGTCTCACACCTTAGGTTCTGGATCTTTCAGATCGTCTTAGTGTCAACGCcttctattttttatatcatcTATGTGTTGCATAAAATTGCCAAAGATGAGAAGACCGAATTAGAAAGAGCTTATGTAATGGAACTTCTTCAAAACTTATCTATAGGTGAACATCTGCAGAAGAGCGATATGAACCTGGATTCTGAGGAAAACATGGATTTGAAGGACCAGTCTACAAAAGGTGGTAGATTTAGGCCCAAGCTCAACAGTGACACTTTTAAAGGTCCTATTCCACTCTTTGACAAAATGCATATCATTTACATTGTCCATGTGGTGCTTAGGTCTGCTATGGAGATGGGGTTCTTGGTGGGGCAATACTATATTTTCGGCTTTGAAGTTCCTCATCTATTTCAGTGTGACAACTATCCATGTCCAACCACAACTGACTGTTTTGTTTCAAGGGCGACGGAGAAGACGGTGTTCCTCAATTTTATGTTCGGAGTTGGCCTGGGATGTTTTATATTGAACATCGTTGAATTGCACTACCTGGGTTGGTTCTATGTTTTTCGGGGTTTGACAGCTGCCTGTTACACATGTTGTGAATTCAaagcaaagaagaagaagaagatgatggTGTTGCATCCTGAGCAAAATAGTCTACTTATACACTTAAAGGATACAATACAAGAGCGGTTTGTCTTAAAGACATCATCAAGCCTGTCACAAGAAAAGAATAGTTATCTCCCAACCCAGCCCACTGCAATTTCCTTTgcaaatgatgatgatgatgataatgatggtaccaaaagaaaaaacccagaTATCAAGCACAGTAACTTAGCtaaaatatccaaaataaaaaagtcctGGCTTTAA